The following coding sequences lie in one Pectobacterium sp. A5351 genomic window:
- a CDS encoding GNAT family N-acetyltransferase, protein MNIVIRPAQKSDANVILDLIIELAVYEKARHEVLASLEDIERSLFGEEATAETLICEIDGKPVGYAIFFMSYSTWLGKYGIYLEDLYIAQAYRNAGAGKALLKQVACLAQERQCGRLEWSVLDWNQPAIDFYKSIGAKPQDEWVRYRMDEKGIADFVTAS, encoded by the coding sequence ATGAATATTGTCATCCGTCCTGCACAGAAATCTGACGCGAATGTGATTTTGGATTTAATTATTGAGCTTGCCGTGTACGAGAAAGCGCGCCACGAAGTATTGGCCTCGCTTGAGGATATTGAGCGCTCACTATTTGGTGAAGAGGCGACGGCGGAAACGCTGATTTGCGAGATTGACGGTAAGCCTGTCGGCTATGCGATTTTCTTCATGAGCTATTCAACCTGGCTGGGGAAATACGGCATTTATCTGGAAGATCTCTACATCGCGCAGGCATATCGTAATGCGGGAGCGGGCAAGGCTCTGCTGAAACAGGTGGCTTGTCTGGCGCAGGAAAGGCAGTGCGGGCGGCTAGAATGGAGCGTGCTGGACTGGAACCAACCCGCGATCGATTTCTATAAAAGCATTGGCGCGAAGCCGCAGGATGAATGGGTTCGCTATCGGATGGACGAGAAGGGCATTGCTGATTTTGTCACGGCATCGTAA
- a CDS encoding LysE family translocator, with amino-acid sequence MSLHLWLAYTGIIIALIAIPGPSALISMSHGLRYGASRATATVLGGVSAAMILMSCSALGLGAILAASTTAFMVLKIIGAVYLIWLGIASWRSKDMSTAEQDVQEASAPGWFPLFRKGFLVGISNPKDLLFFAALFPNFIDTNAPHALQLIILAVTWAVFDFSIMFIYACTGRRLSGLFSNPRRIKLFNRSTGGIFILAGTTLAASTR; translated from the coding sequence ATGAGCCTTCACCTCTGGCTGGCTTATACAGGCATCATCATCGCCCTGATTGCCATTCCGGGCCCATCCGCCTTAATCAGCATGTCGCACGGTTTACGCTACGGCGCTTCACGCGCAACAGCGACCGTGCTCGGCGGCGTCAGCGCGGCAATGATTTTGATGTCCTGTTCAGCATTGGGGCTAGGAGCCATCCTCGCGGCGTCAACCACTGCCTTCATGGTATTAAAAATTATTGGTGCGGTTTATCTCATCTGGCTGGGCATCGCATCATGGCGTTCCAAGGATATGAGTACCGCAGAACAGGACGTGCAGGAAGCCTCGGCTCCAGGCTGGTTTCCGTTATTCCGCAAAGGCTTTCTGGTTGGGATCAGTAATCCGAAAGATCTACTGTTTTTCGCTGCGCTCTTCCCCAATTTTATCGATACCAACGCCCCGCATGCCTTGCAGCTCATCATTCTGGCGGTAACCTGGGCGGTCTTCGATTTCAGCATCATGTTTATCTATGCCTGCACCGGCCGCCGTTTATCGGGTCTTTTCTCCAACCCACGCCGTATTAAGCTGTTTAACCGCTCGACGGGCGGGATCTTTATTCTGGCAGGCACCACGCTGGCGGCGTCAACACGTTAA
- a CDS encoding transporter substrate-binding domain-containing protein, which produces MFRKLSILKFVVIFAISPFAFAKSDILRIGVDLTFSPFQSMDKNGNPSGFDIEITDAICKSINAKCDYIVNTFDSQISALLAKKIDVIAPLGVTRTRRESIDFSNYVFHVPTKLVARKESNLLPNVDLLRGKKIAVQKGTIQEAYANKYWLPAGVMVKSYRDQEAIYESLHSGKVEGALSPSVAIEFGFLQTPQGKDFELKGPEVTDADLFSLGSAYGIRKDDTKTKQLINQGLKDIVQKGLYAKIKKRYFGDIDLSVKE; this is translated from the coding sequence ATGTTCAGAAAATTATCTATCCTAAAGTTCGTTGTCATTTTTGCTATTTCTCCCTTTGCATTTGCCAAATCGGACATACTGCGTATTGGTGTCGATTTGACGTTTTCCCCCTTTCAGAGTATGGATAAAAACGGTAATCCATCGGGCTTTGACATAGAAATCACTGATGCCATCTGCAAATCAATCAACGCAAAATGCGATTATATCGTCAATACGTTCGATTCTCAGATTTCCGCCCTTCTTGCGAAAAAAATAGATGTGATCGCTCCACTTGGAGTCACGCGTACGAGAAGGGAATCGATAGATTTCAGTAACTACGTCTTTCACGTCCCCACTAAACTTGTCGCAAGGAAAGAGTCAAACCTTCTTCCCAATGTGGATCTGCTACGTGGGAAAAAGATCGCAGTACAGAAAGGCACCATTCAGGAAGCCTATGCCAATAAATATTGGCTTCCCGCCGGAGTGATGGTTAAAAGCTATCGTGATCAGGAAGCTATTTATGAGAGTTTACATTCAGGCAAAGTTGAAGGTGCGTTGTCCCCCTCGGTTGCCATAGAGTTTGGATTTTTACAAACGCCACAGGGCAAAGATTTTGAGTTAAAAGGCCCAGAGGTCACTGATGCGGATTTATTTAGTCTCGGTTCCGCATACGGTATACGCAAAGACGATACGAAAACAAAGCAACTCATTAATCAAGGACTGAAAGATATCGTCCAAAAAGGCCTGTATGCAAAAATAAAGAAACGCTATTTTGGTGATATCGATTTAAGTGTGAAGGAATAA